Genomic segment of Paraburkholderia agricolaris:
GGCGACATCGTGGTGAAAGATGTGATTGCCGACGCGTTCCTCCAGCAGATCCTGCTGCGCCCGGCCGAATACGACGTGATCGCCACGCTGAATCTGAACGGCGACTATGTTTCGGACGCGCTGGCTGCGCAAGTCGGCGGTATCGGGATTGCGCCGGGTGCAAATATGTCGGATTCGGTCGCCATGTTCGAAGCCACGCACGGCACGGCGCCGAAATATGCCGGCAAAGACTATGTGAATCCGGGTTCGGAAATTCTCTCGGCCGAGATGATGCTGCGTCACCTGGGCTGGACTGAAGCGGCGGATCTGATCATCAAATCGATGGAAAAGTCGATTCTGCAAAAACGGGTCACATATGACTTCGCGCGCCTGATGGAAGGTGCGACGCAAGTGTCCTGTTCAGGCTTCGGTCAGGTGTTGATCGAAAACATGTAAGCGATTCGCGCCGGTTTGTCCGGCTGAATTCAAAACCCCGGCGCCGTGAGGTGGCCGGGGTTTTTTTGTATGTTCGTTATCAGGTGGGTATCGAAAGCGTTCGGAAAGGAAGTTCGGTGTCCAGTATTTGAGATATTCGATCAACCCACATCCCGAGCCGCAATACCGACTCGCTTCAAGATGCGCCTCAAACTGGAAGGCGCCGCCCAAAAAAGAAACCCGGCACGAAGCCGGGTTTCAAAGGACGGGTAACGAACAGTTTCAGGCAGGTGCCTGGATGTTCGATGCCTGTTTGCCTTTCGGGCCTTGCACGACCTCGAAGGTTACTTTTTGACCTTCCTTGAGGGTCTTGAACCCATTCATCTGGATGGCCGAGAAGTGTGCAAACAGATCCTCACCACCTTCGTCAGGCGTGATGAATCCGAAACCTTTTGCGTCATTGAACCATTTGACCGTACCA
This window contains:
- a CDS encoding cold-shock protein, with translation MATGTVKWFNDAKGFGFITPDEGGEDLFAHFSAIQMNGFKTLKEGQKVTFEVVQGPKGKQASNIQAPA